In Oscillatoria acuminata PCC 6304, a single window of DNA contains:
- a CDS encoding glycoside hydrolase family 10 protein: MSDRRYRLGKSLRKVQLWLNPIIHSPGGEGPSIPNRGQWVMGTFVVSLGLLSTPVPGAIAQPTPAGTSIPETSLSQTAPEMTPGRVPSQSLTENSALRLGVVRSPENEAQWEAIDARLRAAGLVYETIEFERLLDDARNANITVLFIPNISTWTVEQALALESLLSQGVHVIVSGPLGVNSAVGIRHALTATLGGTWQGQLSQATAMEPLYCRTEMLCSSNWIPREVNRIAIPGGILAPSGYNTEVMTTWGPAPGNPAVLVSDRTTFFGWEWGNHADVEYDSAWLRAALLRSELQRGPQINRTVAGQETPPPPPESTIPSSPAPSEAEQLREAEVQRRQAPEPPQSPTPVPAPAPVPQAPARPSPADTLPSLPESSTPSQGMTAQVEAVGLDELDPAEETAPPGLMVEQGPLPIPSFQAIEMRRELENLLGRVESALITAASVQTQGPQQAGAETEEEMTEKLSVASASLVAVGDKTEGETGEAIAQIQQALIPTHEAIATARSLLLEFPQLVQQQDYAGARAKWVEIRDLLWQHYPTNGLLAQPEIRAIWLDRGSIVRAGSEQGLTRIFDNLAAAGINTVFFETINAGYPIYPSQVAPQQNPLIGNWDPLAVAVKLAHDRGMELHAWVWTFAAGNQRHNVLLNLDSNYPGPVIAANPDWAGYTNEGQMIPRGQTKPFLDPANPEVRRYLLNLLEEIATRYDVDGVQLDYIRYPFQDPSAERSYGYGKVARQEFQNLTGVDPMTISPSDRDLWQQWTDFRVRQVDSFVSDASQLLRSLRSDLILSVAVFPLNPHDRRNRIQQNWEEWARRGEVDLIVPMTYAMDTNRLQQLTQPWINQEDLGAALMLPAIRLLDLPEIIAVDQIQALRNQSVGGYALFAAENLNPVLNGIFQRTQGPSALGDRTPIPYREPFAAAAARFAGLQREWQFLRDTEELSMREVDLNEFEDKGVQLTQALEELARDPSGPNLQQTRSVLMEFRGQFRGWMNLYSLQKPYQIQTWENRLQTLDDLLNYGDQFLLQR, from the coding sequence ATGAGCGATCGCCGTTATCGTCTGGGAAAATCTTTGAGAAAGGTGCAACTCTGGCTCAACCCCATCATCCACTCCCCAGGGGGCGAGGGGCCATCAATTCCCAACCGAGGGCAATGGGTCATGGGGACTTTCGTGGTGAGTTTGGGGCTACTGAGTACCCCAGTCCCGGGGGCGATCGCACAGCCGACTCCAGCCGGAACGAGCATTCCGGAGACTTCCCTCAGCCAAACAGCACCGGAAATGACTCCGGGTCGAGTTCCCTCCCAATCCCTGACGGAAAACTCAGCATTGCGCTTGGGAGTGGTTCGCAGTCCGGAAAATGAAGCCCAGTGGGAGGCGATCGATGCCCGCTTACGGGCGGCAGGATTGGTCTATGAGACGATTGAATTTGAGCGCCTCTTGGATGATGCCCGCAACGCCAATATTACCGTCCTGTTTATCCCCAATATTTCTACCTGGACCGTGGAACAGGCCCTGGCCCTGGAAAGTTTACTCAGCCAAGGGGTTCATGTGATTGTTTCAGGACCGTTAGGAGTGAATTCTGCTGTCGGGATTCGTCACGCTTTAACCGCCACTCTGGGAGGGACTTGGCAAGGTCAGTTGTCCCAAGCGACGGCGATGGAACCCCTCTATTGTCGGACTGAAATGCTCTGTTCCTCCAATTGGATTCCCCGAGAGGTTAACCGCATCGCGATTCCCGGGGGAATTTTAGCGCCGAGTGGCTATAACACGGAAGTGATGACCACTTGGGGTCCTGCACCGGGAAATCCAGCGGTTCTGGTTAGCGATCGCACCACGTTCTTTGGCTGGGAGTGGGGCAATCATGCGGATGTGGAGTATGATAGCGCCTGGTTACGGGCGGCCCTCCTGCGAAGTGAACTCCAACGGGGACCCCAGATCAATCGCACTGTAGCGGGTCAGGAGACTCCCCCACCCCCGCCCGAATCCACAATCCCATCCTCTCCCGCACCCAGCGAAGCGGAACAATTGCGGGAAGCGGAGGTGCAACGACGGCAAGCACCAGAACCGCCTCAATCCCCAACTCCGGTTCCCGCACCCGCGCCAGTCCCCCAAGCACCCGCACGCCCCTCCCCCGCAGATACTCTCCCCTCACTTCCCGAGAGTTCGACTCCCTCCCAGGGAATGACGGCACAGGTAGAAGCGGTGGGATTGGATGAGTTGGATCCGGCGGAAGAAACGGCACCTCCAGGGCTGATGGTGGAGCAAGGGCCATTGCCGATTCCTTCGTTCCAGGCGATCGAGATGCGCCGAGAATTGGAAAATCTCTTAGGACGGGTGGAAAGTGCCTTGATTACTGCCGCCTCCGTCCAGACTCAAGGTCCTCAACAAGCGGGTGCAGAGACTGAAGAGGAGATGACGGAGAAATTGTCCGTTGCTTCTGCATCCTTGGTGGCGGTGGGGGATAAGACAGAGGGGGAAACTGGGGAGGCGATCGCCCAGATCCAACAGGCGCTTATTCCCACCCATGAGGCGATCGCCACGGCGCGATCGCTGTTGTTGGAATTCCCCCAATTAGTTCAGCAACAGGACTATGCCGGTGCAAGGGCTAAATGGGTGGAAATTCGCGACTTGCTTTGGCAACACTATCCCACCAACGGTTTGCTCGCTCAACCGGAAATCCGCGCGATATGGTTAGATCGCGGTTCCATTGTGCGGGCGGGGTCAGAACAGGGTCTAACTCGGATTTTTGACAATCTTGCTGCTGCTGGGATCAATACGGTATTTTTTGAAACCATCAATGCTGGATATCCCATTTACCCCTCCCAGGTGGCACCGCAGCAGAATCCTTTAATTGGAAATTGGGACCCCCTAGCTGTGGCGGTCAAACTGGCTCACGATCGCGGCATGGAGTTACACGCTTGGGTTTGGACTTTCGCGGCAGGGAATCAGCGACACAATGTTTTACTCAATTTAGACTCCAATTATCCCGGTCCTGTAATTGCGGCAAATCCCGATTGGGCAGGTTATACCAACGAGGGACAGATGATTCCCCGAGGACAAACGAAACCTTTTCTGGACCCGGCAAATCCTGAAGTTCGCCGTTATTTGTTAAATCTCTTAGAGGAAATTGCAACTCGGTATGACGTGGATGGGGTGCAGTTAGATTATATTCGGTATCCTTTTCAGGACCCGAGTGCGGAACGCAGTTATGGATATGGGAAGGTAGCGCGCCAGGAGTTTCAGAATTTAACCGGGGTGGACCCGATGACGATTAGTCCTAGCGATCGCGATTTGTGGCAGCAATGGACCGATTTTCGGGTGCGTCAAGTTGATAGTTTTGTTTCTGATGCTTCTCAACTGCTGCGATCGCTGCGTTCTGACTTAATCTTGTCTGTGGCAGTGTTTCCGTTAAATCCTCACGATCGCCGCAACAGAATTCAACAAAACTGGGAAGAATGGGCCCGTCGCGGGGAGGTTGACTTAATTGTACCCATGACTTATGCAATGGATACCAACCGTCTGCAACAGTTGACTCAACCTTGGATTAATCAGGAGGATTTGGGGGCGGCTTTGATGTTACCCGCGATTCGCCTGCTGGATCTACCGGAAATTATTGCAGTAGACCAAATCCAGGCATTAAGGAATCAGTCTGTGGGAGGATATGCGCTGTTTGCGGCAGAAAATTTGAATCCGGTGTTGAATGGAATTTTTCAACGGACTCAAGGACCTTCTGCTTTGGGCGATCGGACTCCCATTCCCTACCGAGAACCCTTTGCTGCTGCTGCTGCGCGATTTGCCGGATTGCAACGGGAATGGCAATTTTTGCGGGATACAGAAGAGTTGTCCATGAGAGAGGTTGACTTGAACGAGTTTGAAGATAAAGGAGTGCAATTAACTCAAGCCTTGGAAGAGTTAGCCCGTGATCCTTCTGGGCCAAATCTCCAGCAAACTCGTTCAGTTTTGATGGAATTTCGCGGCCAGTTTCGGGGTTGGATGAATCTCTATTCTTTGCAAAAACCCTATCAGATTCAAACTTGGGAAAATCGTCTCCAAACTCTGGATGATTTATTAAATTACGGCGATCAGTTCCTGTTGCAACGATGA
- a CDS encoding zinc ribbon domain-containing protein: MAYMCNLGNGQQVFIDNQDNQTIVTLSGTLPGQQQQSSSGFSTGKWTALPILYRNAGGFILRIESDRGPHYVQLQGSSMSAVSTAPNLETAQVVPMQTAEPPPAATMEPMKPMEPMKPMEPMKPMEPMKPMKMGDMEMRMNPMEMRMGNMAMSMGESTPSYRQNFCPQCGAPVKENDRFCANCGHRLS; this comes from the coding sequence ATGGCATATATGTGCAACCTGGGTAACGGCCAGCAGGTTTTTATTGACAATCAGGACAATCAAACGATTGTGACGCTCAGTGGGACTCTTCCGGGTCAACAGCAACAATCCAGTAGCGGATTTTCCACGGGAAAATGGACCGCACTCCCGATTTTATATCGCAATGCCGGGGGCTTTATTTTGCGAATAGAAAGCGATCGCGGTCCGCATTATGTGCAGTTGCAAGGGTCTTCCATGAGTGCAGTCAGCACCGCCCCAAATTTGGAGACGGCTCAAGTGGTCCCCATGCAAACCGCAGAACCCCCCCCAGCAGCGACTATGGAACCGATGAAACCCATGGAACCCATGAAACCGATGGAACCCATGAAACCGATGGAACCCATGAAACCCATGAAAATGGGGGATATGGAAATGCGAATGAATCCGATGGAAATGCGGATGGGAAATATGGCCATGAGTATGGGAGAATCTACCCCATCCTACCGGCAAAATTTCTGTCCCCAATGCGGTGCGCCGGTGAAAGAAAATGACCGCTTTTGTGCCAATTGCGGTCATCGCTTATCCTAG